In Treponema primitia ZAS-1, the DNA window TGAGCGTGGGCGGGGAAACCAAGTTTGTCTGCGTAGACGGGCCGGAATTCGACGGTCATAAGGTTGATTTTGAAAATATGATGCTCCGGATGCGGGCTTTTAAGCCCAGAGAGGACGAGGATCATCATAAATGTCATGTTGGATTAGGACTTCCGCCTCATGTGCCGCCCCAAGCGGCGCCGGCGGGGAAAAAATAGGGGGTGATGTATGAGTGGAGAGAATAAAACGAAGGAACAACTTACGAAAGAGGCGGAAACACTCTTAAAACCCTTCCTTGCCCGGAAGGCTGCGGGTGAAAAGATAGGTCCCAAGGATCGAATGGCCATTCCTTCCCAGGATATGCCTGCCCAGGACCCAATAGCGCGGGGTAAAAATGTGGCGGAAGTGGCCGAAGGGTATGGTGAAGCCCAGGCCCGGCTGGAAGCGGAACGCTGTCTGGGCTGCAAGAACCAGCCCTGCGTAAACGGCTGCCCGGTCCAGGTACCCATCCCCCGGTTTATCGCGGAAATTCAGAACGGCGATTTCAAGGCGGCGGTGGATATTGTCAAGGAAACCAACCTGCTTCCGGCGGTGTGCGGCCGGGTCTGCCCCCAGGAAAAACAATGCCAGAGCGAATGTACCCTGGGAAAGAGCCTTAAGGATGTGAATAAATCGGTGGCCATAGGCCGACTGGAACGGTTTGTGGCGGACTGGGAACGGGCCAATAACAAGGTTACCATCCCCACCGTAAAGCCCAAGACCGGAAAAAAGGTCGCCGTGGTCGGTTCCGGTCCTGCGGGGCTTACGGTGGCTGCGGATACTGCCCGGGAAGGCCACGAGGTGGCGGTTTTCGAAGCTTTCCACAAAACCGGCGGGGTTATGGTCTATGGTATTCCCGAATTCCGGCTTCCCAAGGCCATAGTTCAGGCCGAAGTTGACGGCCTTAAGAAAATGGGCGTTGATATCGAGACCAACTTCCTGGTAGGCCGGACTCGGACCATCCGGGAACTCCTGGATGATGATAAGTACGATGCGGTGTTTGTCGGTACCGGCGCGGGACTTCCCAAATTCATGGGTATCCCTGGGGAGAACTTTGTGGGCGTGGTGAGCGCCAACGAGTACCTTACCCGGTCAAATTTGATGAAGGCCTATGACCCCTCAAAGGCCGCCACCCCCATGTACCAGTCTAAGATTGCCACGGTTATTGGCGGGGGAAATGTCGCCATGGACGCCGCCCGCATGGCCCTGCGGCTCGGGGCCGAGCAGGTCCACGTCATCTACCGCCGGACCAGGGAAGAAATGCCCGCCCGGGGTGAAGAGGTGGGGCACGCCATGGAGGAGGGCATCATTTTTGACTTCCTCAGGAATCCTACCCGTATCCTGGGGAATGAACAGGGCAGGGTAAGCGGTCTTGAATTGCTCAAGTACGAGCTTGGGGAGCCCGATGCCTCGGGCCGCCGCAGTCCCGTGGCCATCAAAGGTTCGGAATACGTCTTTGACTGCGACCTGGTGATCGTTGCCCTGGGGAATGAGTCAAACCCCCTGATCAGCCGGACCACCGCCGCCCTGAATGTCGATAAAAAGGGCCGTATCACCGTGGAAGGGGAATCCCAACAGACCTCCCTGGAAAGGGTGTACGCCGGGGGCGACATAGTCCTGGGGGCCGCTACGGTAATTCTCGC includes these proteins:
- the gltA gene encoding NADPH-dependent glutamate synthase — its product is MSGENKTKEQLTKEAETLLKPFLARKAAGEKIGPKDRMAIPSQDMPAQDPIARGKNVAEVAEGYGEAQARLEAERCLGCKNQPCVNGCPVQVPIPRFIAEIQNGDFKAAVDIVKETNLLPAVCGRVCPQEKQCQSECTLGKSLKDVNKSVAIGRLERFVADWERANNKVTIPTVKPKTGKKVAVVGSGPAGLTVAADTAREGHEVAVFEAFHKTGGVMVYGIPEFRLPKAIVQAEVDGLKKMGVDIETNFLVGRTRTIRELLDDDKYDAVFVGTGAGLPKFMGIPGENFVGVVSANEYLTRSNLMKAYDPSKAATPMYQSKIATVIGGGNVAMDAARMALRLGAEQVHVIYRRTREEMPARGEEVGHAMEEGIIFDFLRNPTRILGNEQGRVSGLELLKYELGEPDASGRRSPVAIKGSEYVFDCDLVIVALGNESNPLISRTTAALNVDKKGRITVEGESQQTSLERVYAGGDIVLGAATVILAMGEGRRAAASINKQLAN